In Methanococcus voltae, the sequence TTGATTAAATAAGGTCTTATTCCATTATTTTTATTTTATTATATTTTATTATATTTTATTATATTTTATTATATTTTTATTTTATTTTTATTTTATTTTTATTTTATTTTTCCTGTTTTCTTGTCGATAAATCAATAATTGTATATAGTAAAAATGATATAAAATATAATAACTGAATAAAATCATAAATATGGTATTAATCTTGTTGGCACGTGAAACTATGAAAATAATAAGATTTGAAGATACGACTAAGGGAAATATTGTACGATATTTGAATTTAGAATATTTTTCAGAGGTTGAGATAGACGTTGACATTTGCAGGTTAGCTTTACGAGAACCTTCCGGTACTTTTGTATGGTTAAGAACTACCATCACAAATCTCGAAAAAGTGATGTCCTTTATGGAAGATGAAAAGACTAAATTGGATTTAGGGGCTATTGAAGAGTGTGGAAAAGAGTATTTTTATTTTACCGTTCGTAAAAGTGAAGAACATTCTAAATAACTAAAAAATAGTATTTAATAAGCAATAATTAAGATTATTTTTTGAATATTTCTAATATATTTTTAACTTTTATTTTTTAAACTTTTTTTATTTGTTGATTAGCTTATTAAAACAAGCTCTTTTATTTAATTTATGTATCTTTAAATTGTTCTTAGTATAGTTTACAACATTTTTAATAAATATATCATCATAACCTTTGACAATATCTATATTGTAGGTAATATCTTCAGAATATTCTTCAGAATAAATTTTTACAACATTTTTATTATTATTATTATTATTATTATTGTTGGTATTATTATTGTTAGTTTCATTGGTATTTGTATCTTCAATAGCTTTTTTAACGTTGTTTATTTCGCCATATCCAAATTCCAATTTAAATTTTAAAGTATCATATATTCCAATAATTCCCGCTTCTTCAATTGCATCGTTTGCAGTTTCGCCATAAGCCTTAACAAGACCCCCATAGCCTAATTTAACGCCTCCAAAATAACGAGTAATTACTATAACAACATTTTGCACATTTTTAAGCTCTAAAACTTTAAAAATAGGTTTTCCAGAACTTCCTGATGGTTCACCATCGTCATCATATTTCATAGCCAAATAATTGTTATTGTTATGTTCTTTTACATAATAGGCAGATACATTGTGCGTAGCATCTTTATGTAGTTCTTTAATATATTTTACAAACTCTTTGGCTTCATTTTCCGTATCAACGGGCTTAACATATCCGATAAATAGGGAATTTTTATAAACATTTTCTATTTTTGCAAATTTTTCAACTGTTTTATAAATTAGTCCTAAATTTTCCATAGTCATATAATCACAAGTATATTACTTAAAGTTTGATATAAAAATATAAATAAAATTTACATAAAAAAGTTTAAAAAATAAAAGTTTAAAATATGTAAGAAATGTATTAAAAATATAGTAAAAATATAGTAAAAATATATTTAGAATAATGGTAGTGTACTACCAATTGTAGGGGCTATTGCAGGGATTTTGAACATTTTCCATATTGTCATT encodes:
- a CDS encoding IMPACT family protein, which codes for MTMENLGLIYKTVEKFAKIENVYKNSLFIGYVKPVDTENEAKEFVKYIKELHKDATHNVSAYYVKEHNNNNYLAMKYDDDGEPSGSSGKPIFKVLELKNVQNVVIVITRYFGGVKLGYGGLVKAYGETANDAIEEAGIIGIYDTLKFKLEFGYGEINNVKKAIEDTNTNETNNNNTNNNNNNNNNKNVVKIYSEEYSEDITYNIDIVKGYDDIFIKNVVNYTKNNLKIHKLNKRACFNKLINK